From the genome of bacterium:
GGCGGATCTGATCCTGGGCCGCCTCGGGCTGATGGGCCGGCTCGGCGCCCGTGTGCGCGACGAGGAAGGCCTCGCCTATTACGTCTACAGCCAGGCCCAGGCCGGTTTCTACGGCGGTCCGTGGGCGGTCCGCGCCGGCGTGAATCCTGCCAACGTGGCGCGGGCCACCGACGGCGTGTTGCGCGAGATCGAAGGCTTCCACCGCGAACCGGCGCGCGGCGACGAGCTGCGCGACGCGCGCGACTACGTGACCGGCTCGATGGCGCTCCGCCTGGAGACCGACGGCGGCATCGCGCAGGCCCTGCTGGAGTTGGAGCTGTTCGGTCTCGGACTCGACTACCTGCAGCGCTTCGCGGCGCTCATCAACGCCGTCACGCCCGAGCAGATGGGGGACGTGGCGCGCCGGTATCTTCGGCTCGACGGCTACACCGTCGCGACGGCCGTCCCGGCGTAGCCGAAGGCCGGAAGGGGGACGCGATGCCCGAGTTCGCCTATTTCTGCGGCACCGAACAGTTCCAGCCGGAGACGCTCCTCGATCACGCGGCGGAGGCGGAGCGCGCCGGGTTCGACGCGATCGCGGTGTCGGACCACTTCCATCCCTGGGTCGACGACGCGTCGGCCGCGGCGTTCGTGTGGGGATGGCTCGGCGCGGCCGCGGCCCGGACGACGCGCGTGCGCCTCTCCACCCAGGTGACGTGCCCGCTCTTCCGCTACCATCCGGCGCTCGTCGCGCAGGCCGCCGCGACGACGGATCGGCTGTCCGGCGGCCGCTTCGCGCTCGGGGTCGGCAGCGGCGAGGGCATCAACGAGCGACCGCTCGGCTGGGAGTTTCCCGGGCCGAAGGAGCGCCGAGGCCGCATGGCCGAGGCGGTCGCGATCATGCGCCGCCTCATGGACGGTGAGAAGCTGGATTTCGCCGGCGAGTTCTACCAGACGCGCAAGGCGAAGCTCTACAGCCCGCCGGTCCACCGCGTGCCGATCTGGATGTCGGCCGGCGCACCGCTCGCCGCGAAGCTGGCGGGACGCGCCGCCGACGGCGTCATCGTCAGTGTGAAGGTGCCCGCGGAGGCGCGGGAGCAGGTCATCGATCCGTGCTTCGACGCGGCGCGGGAGGCGGGCCGGCCCAAGCCGGCGCTCGTCGCGCAACGGTGGTCGATCCTGGCCCGCGACGAGGACGAGGCGTGGCAGGCGTTGCGGGCGTGGCGCGGCCTTCGGGTCGAGGGCCGGCTCGAAGAGCTGGATCCGGCGGTCCTGCGCGAGCGCGCCGACGGAATGGACCGGCGTGAAATCATCGGCAAGTACGCGTGGGCGCGCACCACCGAAGAACTGGTCGAGGTCTACCGCCCGCTCGTCGAAACCGGCGCCGACGTCGTCACGATCCAGGTGACGTCCGTGGACCAGCGCGCGACAATCGCCCGCGTCGGCGCGGAAGTGCTGCCGGCGCTGCGGCGCCTCGCCTCTCGGGCGTGAGGTGACTCAGGTCGCGCTCCTTGCCGTGCCGGGTTTCCCGGAGATCGGGCCGGGGACCGATCTTCCGGCGCTGATCGCCCGGACGCTGCGCGCCGCCGACCTCGCGCCCGCCGTCGGGGACGCGCTCGTCATCGCCCAAAAAGTCGTCAGCAAGGCCGAGGGCAGCGTCGTGGACCTGACCGCGGTGCGGCCGGGACCGGAGGCCCTGCGCCTCGCGGAGGCGATCGGGAAGGATCCGCGCCTGGTCGAAGTCGTGCTGCGCGAGTCCACGCGCGTCGTGCGCGCCCAAAACGGCGTGCTCATCACCGAGCACCGCCTCGGCTTCATCTCGGCGAACGCCGGCGTCGACCACAGCAACGTCGGACTCGGGCCCGACGTGGTGAGCCTGCTGCCGCGCGACCCGGACGCCTCCGCCCGCGCGATTCGCGACGCGCTGCGCGCCGCCTTCGGAGTTTCGGTCGCGGTCGTGATCAACGACAGCCACGGCCGCCCGCACCGCGAAGGCGCGGTCGGCGTGTGCATCGGCGCGGCGGGCTTCGAACCCGTCGTGAGCCTCGTCGGCCGTCCGGACCTGTACGGCTACACGATGCGCACCTCGAGCGAGGCGATCGCCGACGAACTCGCCGGCGCGGCCACGCTCGTGCAGGGCCAGTGCGCCGAGGCGACGCCGGTCGTGCTGATCCGCGGCCTCGCGCTGCCCGAGAGCTCGAACGCGGCGGCCGTGCGCCTCCTCCGCGATCCCGCGCGAGATCTATTTCGATAAACCGGCGAACCAGCCGCAACAAACCCCGACCCCAGTCGCTTAGGAAATTCGCTGCGCCGCGGCAGGAGTGTCCCCCGAGTCGACGAATTACATGCGATCGCGGCCGGCGTTTGTCGGCCGCGCGACGTTGTCTTGCGGCCGGAGACCGGCCGGGACCAGGGGGGACGAGATGTCGCGAGTGATTCACCGTTTCGGGATTGGCGTTCTGATTTGCGCCCTCGCCGTCGGCGCGCTGTCGCTGCCCGGCCGCGCACAACCGGCCGGGACGGCGTGGAAGGTGCGGGTCGGTGCCGACACGCCCGACCACGCGCTACAGGGCCAGGATTTCTATCCCCGCTCGATTACGATCAACGCGGGCGATTCGATCACGTGGACGAAGAACGTTGTGATCGAGCATACCGTGACGTTCCTGTCGGGCGCGACGCCGCCCCCGCCGTTTTTGCCGCAGCCCGACCACCGTGTGCTCGTCAACCCGCTCGTCGCGTTCCCGCAGGGAGGGGCATCCTACGACGGGACCGGCATGGCCAGCTCCGGCACCATCGAGGCGGCGGGCAAGTCCTACACGCTGACGTTTACGAAGCCGGGCCGCTACAACTATCTGTGCCTTTTGCACCCCGGCATGCAGGGAACGGTCCTGGTGCAGGCGGTCGGGAAGGCGCCGATGACGCAGGCGCAGGTCGACAAGGCCGGCTCGGACCAGTGGGCCGCGTCGCTGGCCGCCGGCAGAAAGGTCGTGGCCGGCTGGAAGGTCTCCCAGGCGCGGTCCTCCTCGGGTACTGTCTACACAGCGCCGATCGTCGGCAGCGCGCCGGCACACATATCGGTGTTGCGGTTCACGCCGGCACCGCTTCGCGTGAAGGCCGGGTCAACGGTCACGTGGACGATGACGGATCCATTCGAAATCCACACCGTCACATTCCAGGGACCCGGCGTGGTCCCCCAGTTCCTACTGCTGGAGCAGGCGGCGCAGGGCCCGCCGAAGATCTGGGTCAACCCCAAGATCCTC
Proteins encoded in this window:
- a CDS encoding TIGR03557 family F420-dependent LLM class oxidoreductase produces the protein MPEFAYFCGTEQFQPETLLDHAAEAERAGFDAIAVSDHFHPWVDDASAAAFVWGWLGAAAARTTRVRLSTQVTCPLFRYHPALVAQAAATTDRLSGGRFALGVGSGEGINERPLGWEFPGPKERRGRMAEAVAIMRRLMDGEKLDFAGEFYQTRKAKLYSPPVHRVPIWMSAGAPLAAKLAGRAADGVIVSVKVPAEAREQVIDPCFDAAREAGRPKPALVAQRWSILARDEDEAWQALRAWRGLRVEGRLEELDPAVLRERADGMDRREIIGKYAWARTTEELVEVYRPLVETGADVVTIQVTSVDQRATIARVGAEVLPALRRLASRA
- the cofE gene encoding coenzyme F420-0:L-glutamate ligase: MTQVALLAVPGFPEIGPGTDLPALIARTLRAADLAPAVGDALVIAQKVVSKAEGSVVDLTAVRPGPEALRLAEAIGKDPRLVEVVLRESTRVVRAQNGVLITEHRLGFISANAGVDHSNVGLGPDVVSLLPRDPDASARAIRDALRAAFGVSVAVVINDSHGRPHREGAVGVCIGAAGFEPVVSLVGRPDLYGYTMRTSSEAIADELAGAATLVQGQCAEATPVVLIRGLALPESSNAAAVRLLRDPARDLFR
- a CDS encoding plastocyanin/azurin family copper-binding protein — its product is MSRVIHRFGIGVLICALAVGALSLPGRAQPAGTAWKVRVGADTPDHALQGQDFYPRSITINAGDSITWTKNVVIEHTVTFLSGATPPPPFLPQPDHRVLVNPLVAFPQGGASYDGTGMASSGTIEAAGKSYTLTFTKPGRYNYLCLLHPGMQGTVLVQAVGKAPMTQAQVDKAGSDQWAASLAAGRKVVAGWKVSQARSSSGTVYTAPIVGSAPAHISVLRFTPAPLRVKAGSTVTWTMTDPFEIHTVTFQGPGVVPQFLLLEQAAQGPPKIWVNPKILAPAGGPAHTGNAYYNSGIILPVNPPGPTSYTLKFTKPGTYTYWCVVHVPEGMRGSIIVQ